One stretch of Juglans microcarpa x Juglans regia isolate MS1-56 chromosome 3D, Jm3101_v1.0, whole genome shotgun sequence DNA includes these proteins:
- the LOC121255561 gene encoding GEM-like protein 4, which translates to MTSQIPEPVIGIPISSAAVEGSSNEPPTLKHGRADSVLNMMNKLAKKADNIAHAAYGVREHVRLGPKITETVKGKLRLGARVLQVGGVDKIFKQIFGVREGEKLFKASQCYISTTAGPIAGLLFISTDKVAFCSERSIKISSAKGETVRAHYKVMIPIKKIKRVNQSENVKRPSQKYIEILTVDSFDFWFMGFVNNQNAFKLLQQAVSQSSE; encoded by the exons ATGACATCCCAGATTCCTGAACCTGTTATTGGAATTCCAATCAGCTCGGCAGCCGTTGAGGGTTCCTCAAATGAGCCTCCCACTTTGAAACATG GTAGAGCAGATTCTGTGCTTAATATGATGAATAAACTTGCAAAGAAGGCAGACAATATAGCACATGCTGCATATGGAGTTCGAGAGCATG TGAGATTGGGGCCAAAGATCACTGAAACCGTGAAGGGAAAGTTGAGGTTGGGGGCTAGAGTTCTTCAAGTAGGTGGAGTGGATAAGATCTTCAAACAGATATTTGGAGTTAGAGAAGGAGAAAAACTATTCAAGGCTTCTCAGTGCTATATATCAACAACAGCAGGTCCTATAGCAGGCCTTCTCTTCATCTCAACCGACAAGGTTGCCTTTTGTAGCGAGAGATCTATCAAAATCTCTTCTGCAAAAGGTGAAACGGTTAGAGCCCATTACAAG GTCATGATCCCAATTAAGAAGATAAAGAGAGTCAATCAGAGTGAGAATGTAAAGAGGCCTTCACAAAAGTACATAGAAATATTAACTGTGGATAGTTTTGACTTCTGGTTCATGGGTTTCGTAAATAATCAGAATGCCTTCAAACTTCTTCAGCAGGCTGTCTCTCAATCTTCAGAGTGA